The Cynocephalus volans isolate mCynVol1 chromosome 16, mCynVol1.pri, whole genome shotgun sequence DNA segment CTGCCCCGGAGTAGCTTCGGCGTCTTCACAGAGTGAACAGGCCCTAGGGGTCTTTTCCAGGGATGCAATAAATATGAGAATCCAAATGGAGAGACAACAAGTACAAAAAACTAGCCTGGCTCCCGTCGGCTCTGCTGGCTCTTCACAGACCGGGGGTCTCCGAGTCAGCGGCTCTGCTGTCCCTGTGGTGCCATGCCGCTGGTGGTGGGGACCCAGTGTGACCGGCCTATCCAGCCGCTGCTGGGGAGGCTGTGGGGTCCCACCAGCAggaccctccccagccccagggtGTGGCCAAtgcagtgagggggtgacagagcgACCTTGGGGCTGGGGCGGGCCTAGCCCTCGCGCACACTGACACGCGGCTCGGCCAGGGAGCTGTGCATGATGCTGATAATGGATTCCAGGCCGCTGCCCTCCAGCAGTGAGCGGTGGTCTCCCTCGATGACGTGCACAGACACCTTCCCGTCACACACCTGTGGGCACCGCCATGAGCAGTGGGGCTGCCTCACTCCTCCTACCCGCCCCCACCCGCAGCTACCCCTcgcaccccctccccagctcccccaCACACCTGCGATAGGTTGTAGTCAGCACCCAGGTCCTCGCCATAGGCGCTGCCCATCTTGGCACGTAACAGCGTCACATTGCCATGGTACTTGGCCTTGGGCGCATATTGCTCGGCTGCCCGCAGCTTGTGGTAGAAGGACAGGGCTGCAAAGCTCAGCTCCTGGCGGTCCAGGCCCTGATGGCTCTTGGTGATCAGGTCCACGGAGGCCTCCACGCGCTCCTCCAGGTCCTTGAGTGGCAGCAGCACTTCCAGCACCTGCAAGGACAGATGGGCTCTGACCACGCTCAGGGAGCCCCTAGCAGCGCCGGGCCGGGCCCCACCCCTACGTCTTGTCCTCTGCTGTGGAGGTGAAAGGCCAAGGGGGGCCACGAGGACTCCACAACTCCCTGCACTGACCCTGCTGTGCTCCATGTCTGTGAACTGCTGCACGAAGAAGCACATGGCCTCAGACTCGACTTCAGCCTCACAGCCAGGAGTCAGCTTTGCCCGGTAGCTctgtggagggggagggatgcTGCAGGGGAGCAGGCTCCAAGGGTGAAACCCTCCAGAGATGACCCATCTCAAACCCAGGGCAGCAGGAGGGGTGCCCAGATGCCGCCTCCAGGACCTTGAGACCCCTGCCAGGCTCTCACCTGGGTGTAGGCCAGCACGTAGGTGTGTGAGCCGTCGAACAGGAAGAGGCTGTTGTGGGCAGGGGCCGGGCTCTGCTGGGCCTGCAGCTGCGAGCACATCTCGAAGGCCACGCAAGCCCCATAGGAGTAGCCGGCGATGCGGTACGGCCCCTCAGGCTGCACCTGCCTGATGCAGTCGATGTAGTAGGCGGCCAGGCTCTGGATGCTGTCCAGTGGTGCAGCTGCAACGGTAGCACGCCCGTGTGCTCAGTGAGGGCAGGCTGCAGCCCCGGCCCCGCGGACAGCAAATGCTGTCCCCGACTTAaccaggggaggaggaaggacaggTGTACCTCGGGTGCACTGCAAGCCATAGGTGGGGATGCTGAGCTTGGCTGCCAGGCTGTGGAAGACAGCAGTGGAGCCCTCGATGGGGTGCACCAGGAAGAGGGGCCGCTCGGAGCTCTGCACCGAGTTGAGCCGCGTCAAGGTGGGACCCTCAGGGTTCACCAGCAGGGAGCTCAGGTTCAGCTGGACCTCCTGCTGGGTTGGGCTGTCCTTAGGCATTGGGGATGCCAGCTCTGAAAGGACAAGAGCAGATGTCAAGCTGGTCCATGTGTGTGGGTTTCCTCGCACACGCACAGACACGTGAACACACGCTTAAGCCTGACTTGGGCTGCTAGGGagagggtgtgggggtgggaaatCACCCCCAGAGTGCCCAAGAGGAGCCAGTGAGCAGCCCTGACCCACAGAGAGGgaggggctgctgctgctcccccAGCACGCACCATCAGACACGTGAGCCTTCGAGGACAGCTCCTGCAGTGCCCTGAGTGTCAGCTGCCGCACTTCGCGCATGGACAGCACCAGGTCATGCTCACGCTCGAGGGTCTGACGCACCTCCACGCCCATGAGCGAGTCCAGGCCCAGGTCTGCCAGTGAGTTGTCCAGGTTGACGGCATCCATATCGCGGATGCCTGGGGAGGAAAGGAGGTGCTGGTTGGTGCTTCGGGAAGGGGTATGGGGACACCGGGGGTAGAGTGGTAACCAGGCTGACACTGGGGGGTACTAGGCTCAGGGGCGGTCCGTGTAACTTCCCACACGCTGGCACCCTGCTCTGCAGGAACCGTTTCTGACCTTTGGTGACTCAGTGAGCACACTCATCCCTTCTGCAGATGAGAAATGGGTCTGACAACGAAGCCAGCGAGTGGAACCAAAGCCCCTCCCTGGGCCCCTCACTGCTCCGAGACCCCAATGcgggtggggggcaggggctaGGGAGTGGGTCCCACCCACGGTGCTCACCCAGGATGTGTGCCACGGCCTTCACCAGGTCCCGCTGGCCATCGCCATCACTGAGGGCCGTGGCCTTCTTCTCAGCCAGCACAAAGCTGCTGAGGACCGCGTGGGGCTGGTTCAGGAAGAGATCCAGCACCTCCAGGCAGGAGGTGATGCGCTGGGGTAGTGTCCCGCCGATAACTGTGTCGTTGGTTCCCATAGTGTCGAGCACGATGCCCACATCGCCAATGGCACCCCACTGCACCGCTAGGCCCGGGAGGCCGTCGTGCCGGCGCTTCTCACAGATTCGCTCCATGGCGGAGTTGGCGAAGCCGTAGTTGGTCTGGCCTGCGTTCCCGCGCCCGCAGCTCACCGAGGAGAAGATCACGAAGTAGTCCAGGTCCGGACAGGCCTCCCGAGTCACCCTGTGGGCATTTGTGTCACTGTTCTGTGGCCAACACCCCATCCAGGGACATCACACTGGGGGCCTGCAACCCACCCCTGTGGGAAAGGCCAGACAAGACCACACCAGCTGCTCCAAACCCTTGGCTCAGACCCCAGCAGACGCTGGTGGTAGTGGGTGGAGGCACAGGTcggggtggggagaagggcagGCCCGTGCCCCACCTGTCCAAGTTCAAGGTGCCGCTATACTTGGGCTTGTTGACGTCTTGGAAGAACTCCGGGGTCTGGTTCTCCAGTACGGCGTCTCTCAGGACCTAGGGAGGCATTCTAAGCACCACTGTGCTCTGGGCCCAgccccctgccctggggccaaCCCCTGGCTTCAGGACTTTGGGGGGCACCTGGCACGAGGGAGCTCTACCCTGGGGCTTTCCCTTACCATGGCCAGGTTGAAGACGCCTCCCACAGGCCCCAGCTGCACAGCTTCTGTGATGAGGCTCCGGGCCCCCTCCAGCGAGCTGGCATTGCTGGTGGACACCAGCACCTGCACGCCCTGACGCCTCCACTCACGAACCTGCTTGGCCTGGTAGCCTGTTAAGACACGGGGCTGTCGGTCTGAGCCAGGGTGCAGGGCTGCTCCCCATGCCACCCTGAGCCCCATCCGGGACACCCTCCCAAGCACACAGGGCGGGCTGTCGGGAGGGCCCAGAGGAGCAGAAGCGCGTCCTTGCCCAGTCTAGCCCATGTGGCCTCAGCGCTCACCTGTGCGGATGCCGGAGCGGGAGGTCAGCACAAGCTTCTGGGCCCCACGCAGCACCAGCCACTGGGCCAACTCGAGGCCAAAGCCACCCAGGCCGCCCACAATGACGTAGCTCTTGTGCATGGGACAAAAGGTCTTGGAGACAGCCGACATCAGGGCTGGCTTTACTCCCTTCAGCACCGCCTCTGGTTCCTCCTCGCGCACCTGCAGGCCAAGCAGCAGCCACCTGCTCATGCGCTGCCCAAAGGGGCAGGGGCCCGGGACGTCAGGGTCCCTCCCTCACCTGGATGACAACTTTGCCGATGTGCTTCCCCTGGGCCATGTAGCGGAAGGCATCCTCCACCTGCGCCTTGGGGAACACGGTGCACTTGAGGGGCTGCACCACTCCATCGCGGATGCCAGCATGCAACAGCGCGGCCACCTCCCGCCAGCTGGAGCTGGCCTCCTCGAAGATTGCGTCCAGCAGGATCCCGTGGAAGGTCACGTTCTTCAGGAAGATGGCCATGCCTGGCAGGCAGGGGCATGCTCACTCACGGCCCTCCACCTGCCACCCGGCCCtggccctgccccgccccctaCACCCTGGGCTGTGGGCCTCACCGAGTGGGTGGTTGTTGGAGAGATCGAACTTGCCGATCTCCAGAAAACGGCCGTGCTGAGCCAGGCAGCGCACGCTGGCCTGCAGCTTCTCTTCTGCCAGTGAGTTCAGGACCAGATCAACACCTGGGAGGACCAGAGGTGCCCTGTTGTCAGCCCTGCTGCCTGGCCCACCTGGCACTGGTCCAGAGGGCCAGACCCTGTCCCTCCCTGGGCTGGTGCCTCCTGCAACTCAGCCACTGAGGGGACGAGGAGGAGATGGATGGGAAGCTGCTCACCTCTGCCAGCCGTGTGCCGCAGCACGTGCTGCTCGAAAGATGTGTCCCGGGAGTTGGCAAAGCTGGCACGGTCAAGCTGTGGGAACCTGGCTTGGAGATACGCTTGCTTCTCAGCCGACCCCACAGTGGTGAAGACACGGCAGCCCAGGCTGAGGGCGATGGCGATGGCGGCCTGGCCCACACCACCTGAGCCTGAGTGGATGAGCACCGTCTCCCCGTGCCGCACGCGCCCACGCACCACCAGCGAGTAGTAAGCTGTGGCATAGACGACAGGCACTGAGGCTGCCTCCTCCAGGGTCCTGGGGACAAAGCATGAGGCCTCAGCTTGGGCCTGGGCAGCAGCCGATGTGTGCGTGGGGCCCCAGGCTCCTGGCCCATCTCTGACCCACTCACCAGCTGGAGGGCACATCCCAGAGGAAGTCCGAGGACAGCAGGACAGAGGTGGCCAGGCCTTCAGCAGGCACCAGCCCCATGACACGCTGGCCGCCGGCATCGCGGCCCGAGAACTCCATGCCCAGCATGCAATCCCGGGCGGCCCACTTCCCTGGGGGCAGAGGGCAGTGAGCCTGGCATCGCCACCACAGTTTTGCTCTCCAAGTGGGGGATCCTGGGGTGGGGGTCCCTGGTGTGCAAGGAGCCCTCTCTGCCGCCCAGGTCCTGCCGtggccctgcccccagccccaagGCCCTGAGCTGCCATACCTGGGATGGCGTCGGGGGACAGCTTGCCCGTGGCGAGCATGATGTCTCGGAAATTGAGCGAGGCATAGTAGACGGTGCAGAGCTGCTGTGTGCCAGGGCCAGAGGGCTGGATGTGGCCCAGGGGGGAGCAGACCCAGCGGATGGAGGACAGGTCTCCACGTGTGAGAACATTCACAAAGGCATGGGCTGTCTGCTGCTCTGGCTTGTCTGGGGGCCACAGGAAGCAGGGCTGCCACTGGGCCTTCCTGGCCAacatcccccacctcccacccctcaACCAACctggccccacccaggaacctaGCAGGAGACTCACCCTGCTCCAGTGGGAAGTGACGGAAGGTCCCCCAGGCCCCATCACGGTAGACATTCATCACCAGATCCCCCTGCAGCACCTCCTGCAGCTCTGCAGAGCCAGGGTCCATGTCGGGAAGGTAGGATGTGCTGCTGAGGTTGGACAGCAAGATGCACCTGCGGGCGACCAGAGCTGGTGAGGGGCCTGCAGGGGAGCGGGGGGCAGGGTGAATGGATGGCATGGCTCTCCTACCGAATGCGGTGCCCGCCGGGCTCTTTGCGCAGGCAGTTCACCAAGCCCACCACGCCCGAGGTGGCGCAGCTGACCGCCTTCAGCCACACAGGCCGGGAGGAGTCGTCGGCCAGAATGCTCTGCAGGACAAGAGGAAGGTCAGCTTCTAGGAGGGTCTCCGACTGCATGTGCTGTGCTGGGAAGGCCCCTCCCAAGGCCCAACCTTCAGAGAGTCCACCCATCGGAAGCTGGTGGTGTCCTCCACAGGCAGGAAGATGGGGCTGCCCTGGGGGGCCAGCCGGCGGCACAGGAAGAGCGCAGAGCCATAGAAGGACTTCTTTAGGCCTACCAGGCGCAGCGATGTCCCCGAGAGCAGGCTCTCCCACTCGTCCTGTGTGTGGTGGGTGATGGAGGCAGGAGTCAGAGCTCTGCCAGCCTGGCCCTCCCTTGGTCTACTGGCCCCAGCCAGCCCCACAGCCGCACCTGGCTCAGAAGCCCCTGCCCGTGCTGAGGctgggaggagaaaaggaaggccAGGGTCTCCCCAAGGGTGTGTCCTCGCAGTAGTGTGTGCAGCAGCAGGAAGCCTCCCTCCTTGAGGGCAGCCGCCATGTTGCCCAGGGCCACGGCTGGGTCCCCAAGGCCTGCCACTATGCAGTTGCACACCAGGAGGTCAGCCGCGCCCAGGCTGCCGGGGGCAGGGTCCTTGGGGTCCCACTGGCCCTTGGCGATGTCATGCTGCTGCAGCTTGGCCTGGTTGGACTCCAGGGCCTGGGGAAGGCGGTCGGTGGCTGTGTAGTCCAGCTGCAGCATGGGCTGGGTGTTGAGCAGTGCCGGGATGCGGGAGTACAGGTGACCATCACCGGCCAGCACCTGGGGAGGGGAGGCTCCTGGGATCAGATGCCACCAGGCAGGTGTCCCTGACTCACGGAGGGGTGGAACCCCATGCAGCCCCAGTCTGTCCACCTTGCTGGCTCCAATCCTGGAATTCCTGTCTACGTGTCTCCCTCTCGGAGCCCACAGCCTCCCAGGGCTGCTTGTGGCATAGACAGGTCCTTGCCCTCTCCCTCAGGCTTTGCTCCTTCTGTGTAACTGATGGGGGGGGCCTTCCCGATTGCTCAGGGTGGCAGCCACGGTGCAACGTCCCTAAAGGGGCCTCAATGCCCCTTGGGTCTGGGTCCCTGCTTGGCACCCACCTCTACCACCTTCACCCGGAGGCTGGGCATGTTCTCCAGTGCAGTGTCCACACAGGCCTTGAGTGCTGGCGAGTCCAGTAGGCCACTGAGCAGGGGGTCCTCGGGCAGCAGGGACCTCTCCTGGGAAAGCACTTGACCCAGTGCCAGCTGCAGGTTCCCGTTAAGCTCCAGCTGGCAGGCAGCTGCCAGCACTCGAGGCAGCCCCTGCTGTGGGGTCTCCTGGGGGACCCAGGCCCCATCCAGCCCAGGGACCGCCATCTTCAGCCCCTGCTGGGCCACCTTGGCCTGCAGCACCTGTGTGAGCCCTGGCAGGGGAGACATGACCTTGGTGTCCTTGAGCCTGCTGGTGGCAGCCGTCCTTATGGAGTGGATAGGAGTGGGCAGCTCAGCCCCTAGGGCCAATGACCAGCCACGCTGATTCCTGTCCACTGTGGATGTGGTGAGGAGCTGCACCAGGCCATAGGGGCTTCTGTGCACCCACCCAGGTATGAGCCCAACAGAGGGGGCTCAGTGCCCCGCCCCCCCACACCCCAGGCCAGTGTCACCCCGGCGTACAAGATGACTCCACCCTCGACACACGGATTCATCTGTGCGTGGGTGGCTGGCTAGAGGTGTGAGTCCCTACACCCCTTCTGAAAGCAGGGGTACAGTTGTCAGGAACAAGGACCGAGAGATGGGGGAGGGCAGAGGTTTGGGGTCAATGTGAAAGCAAGCAGCTGGCAAGCTAGAGTATCCCAGCTGTGAGCTGTCCAGAGGGTGACAGACGCCTGTGGTGAGAAGTCGCATGCAGCCTGGACTGGCTGCTCTCTGGCCACCTTGGCTGGAGCACAGGACCTCACCTTTGCAGAGCCGCAGCTCGTCATGCAGGGCGGTGCTCGCGGACAGGCACCCGTCTTGCACGTGCGGCGTGAAGGAGTACTTCTCCAGGGTGGGCACCAGCTGCTCCTGCTGCCGCCGTGGGGCTGCTGACGC contains these protein-coding regions:
- the FASN gene encoding fatty acid synthase, with the translated sequence MEEVVIAGMSGKLPESENLQEFWANLIGGVDMVTEDDRRWKAGLYGLPRRSGKLKDLSKFDASFFGVHPKQAHTMDPQLRLLLEVTYEAIVDGGINPASLRGTHTGVWVGVSGSEASEALSRDPETLLGYSMVGCQRAMMANRLSFFFDFRGPSIALDTACSSSLLALHSAFHAIRCGECPAAVVGGINLLLKPNTSVQFMKLGMLSPEGTCKSFDDSGNGYCRSEAVVAVLLTKKSLARRVYATILNTGTNTDGFKEQGVTFPSGEVQEQLIRSLYNPAGVAPESLEYIEAHGTGTKVGDPQELNAIVQALCTSRQDPLLIGSTKSNMGHPEPASGLAALAKVLLSLEHGLWAPNLHFHKPNPEIPALQDGRLQVVEQPLPVRGGNVCINSFGFGGSNVHVILRPNVQPSPVPALQATLPRLLQASGRTHKAVQSLLEQGHQHSQDLAFVSMLNDIAATPTASMPFRGYTVLGTEGSSQELQQVTPSERPLWFICSGMGTQWRGMGTSLMRLGNFRNSILRTDKALKPFGLQVSELLLSSDENTFDDIVHAFVSLTAIQIALIDLLTSMGLRPDGIIGHSLGEVACGYADGCLSQEEAVLAAYWRGQCIKDANIPPGAMAAVGLSWEECKQRCPPGIVPACHNSEDTVTISGPQDSVSKFVEQLKQEGVFAKEVRTGGMAFHSYFMEAIAPTLLQALKKVIREPRPRSARWLSTSIPEAQWQGSLARTSSAEYNVNNLVSPVLFQEALWHVPEHAVVLEIAPHALLQAVLKRGLKPSCTIIPLMRKDHRDNLEFFLTNIGKLHLTGINVNPNALYPPVEFPAPRGTPLISPHIEWDHSQTWDVPAAEDFPSGSSSSSATIYNIDASPESPDHYLVDHCIDGRVIFPATGYLCLVWKTLARALGLAMEQMPVVFEDVTLHQATLLPKTGTVPLEVRLLEASRTFEVSENNNLIVSGKVYQWEDPNPKLFNSPEAMGPADPSAAFHLAQGDVYKELRLRGYDYGPHFQGILEANLEGTLGKLLWKDNWVTFLDTMLQMSILGIGQRSLLLPTRITAIHIDPAVHQQKVHTLQEKAQVADVVVDSCLSSIVAGGACVSRLHASAAPRRQQEQLVPTLEKYSFTPHVQDGCLSASTALHDELRLCKGLTQVLQAKVAQQGLKMAVPGLDGAWVPQETPQQGLPRVLAAACQLELNGNLQLALGQVLSQERSLLPEDPLLSGLLDSPALKACVDTALENMPSLRVKVVEVLAGDGHLYSRIPALLNTQPMLQLDYTATDRLPQALESNQAKLQQHDIAKGQWDPKDPAPGSLGAADLLVCNCIVAGLGDPAVALGNMAAALKEGGFLLLHTLLRGHTLGETLAFLFSSQPQHGQGLLSQDEWESLLSGTSLRLVGLKKSFYGSALFLCRRLAPQGSPIFLPVEDTTSFRWVDSLKSILADDSSRPVWLKAVSCATSGVVGLVNCLRKEPGGHRIRCILLSNLSSTSYLPDMDPGSAELQEVLQGDLVMNVYRDGAWGTFRHFPLEQDKPEQQTAHAFVNVLTRGDLSSIRWVCSPLGHIQPSGPGTQQLCTVYYASLNFRDIMLATGKLSPDAIPGKWAARDCMLGMEFSGRDAGGQRVMGLVPAEGLATSVLLSSDFLWDVPSSWTLEEAASVPVVYATAYYSLVVRGRVRHGETVLIHSGSGGVGQAAIAIALSLGCRVFTTVGSAEKQAYLQARFPQLDRASFANSRDTSFEQHVLRHTAGRGVDLVLNSLAEEKLQASVRCLAQHGRFLEIGKFDLSNNHPLGMAIFLKNVTFHGILLDAIFEEASSSWREVAALLHAGIRDGVVQPLKCTVFPKAQVEDAFRYMAQGKHIGKVVIQVREEEPEAVLKGVKPALMSAVSKTFCPMHKSYVIVGGLGGFGLELAQWLVLRGAQKLVLTSRSGIRTGYQAKQVREWRRQGVQVLVSTSNASSLEGARSLITEAVQLGPVGGVFNLAMVLRDAVLENQTPEFFQDVNKPKYSGTLNLDRVTREACPDLDYFVIFSSVSCGRGNAGQTNYGFANSAMERICEKRRHDGLPGLAVQWGAIGDVGIVLDTMGTNDTVIGGTLPQRITSCLEVLDLFLNQPHAVLSSFVLAEKKATALSDGDGQRDLVKAVAHILGIRDMDAVNLDNSLADLGLDSLMGVEVRQTLEREHDLVLSMREVRQLTLRALQELSSKAHVSDELASPMPKDSPTQQEVQLNLSSLLVNPEGPTLTRLNSVQSSERPLFLVHPIEGSTAVFHSLAAKLSIPTYGLQCTRAAPLDSIQSLAAYYIDCIRQVQPEGPYRIAGYSYGACVAFEMCSQLQAQQSPAPAHNSLFLFDGSHTYVLAYTQSYRAKLTPGCEAEVESEAMCFFVQQFTDMEHSRVLEVLLPLKDLEERVEASVDLITKSHQGLDRQELSFAALSFYHKLRAAEQYAPKAKYHGNVTLLRAKMGSAYGEDLGADYNLSQVCDGKVSVHVIEGDHRSLLEGSGLESIISIMHSSLAEPRVSVREG